In Egibacteraceae bacterium, the DNA window GCGCTGCCCGACGCGGACTTCCTGCCCGTCTCCCGCCCGCAGCCCCCCGAGCCGGCGCCCGAACCTGCCCCCGCGCCGCAGCAACCGCCCGGGACGCCGAGCCAGCAGGCCTTCGCCGGGCGCTACCCCGAGCACGCCGCAGCCCAGCAGATCGACGGCCAGCCCTCGACGTTCCACTGGGCCGTCATCGTGGGCGTGAACGACTACCAGGGACGGACCGGCAGCACGCTCGGGTCCGTGGCCGACGCGCACGTCCTGCGCGACAGCCTGTTCCGGCGGGGCTGGCGGGGCGATCACGTGCTCGTGCTCACCGACGGCGCCGCGACGCGCGACTGGATGGTGCGGGCGCTCGAGTGGCTGGTGGCCAAGACCGACGAGCGCTCCACGGTGGTGTTCAGCTTCTCCGGGCACATGCGCCACTCGGGGGGCAACTCGGCGCTGTGGCCGGCGGACAACGCCTATCTCTGGAACGCCGACTTCGGCCGTATGATCGGCGCCGTGCGCGCCGACCGGATGTGGGTGAGCCTGCAGGGCTGCCACGCCGAGGGCATGCGCGCCGCCGGCGTCGAGGGCCCCAACCGGGTCGTCACCTACTCGTCGAGGACGCCCGAGAAGTCCTTCGAAGATCCCGAAGCCGGGCATTCCGTGCAGGGCAACTACCTGTTGCG includes these proteins:
- a CDS encoding caspase family protein, with protein sequence MHPEPRRVPSRLGTLLRSLLVLVLAGALVGVGTSPDPAPHDGLAPIKRALPDADFLPVSRPQPPEPAPEPAPAPQQPPGTPSQQAFAGRYPEHAAAQQIDGQPSTFHWAVIVGVNDYQGRTGSTLGSVADAHVLRDSLFRRGWRGDHVLVLTDGAATRDWMVRALEWLVAKTDERSTVVFSFSGHMRHSGGNSALWPADNAYLWNADFGRMIGAVRADRMWVSLQGCHAEGMRAAGVEGPNRVVTYSSRTPEKSFEDPEAGHSVQGNYLLREGLLDGWGNNGQPTGVSVQGAFAWAAPRANIRTAGKQTPVLADHLGRPFTLEITGPPAG